Genomic segment of Actinomycetota bacterium:
GGTTCGAAGGACCGACGGGAACGGCGACGGGGACGTTCCGCCTCCGGGGACCGGAACGGGCGTCGGCGGCGGCGGCTCGACCGTCTGCGCTGCGCCGTGCGGAACGATCGCGACGGCCGCGCTGACGGCCAGAACGACGACGATGAGGATCTGGGCCGGTCGATCCGCGAGCGGACGCGTCACGGCGACGCGGTCAGGAGCCGATGTGCTCGCGCAGCTTCGCGCGAAGGAGAGCCTGCTTCAGCTTCCGTGACGAACGCGCCAAATCGTTGAGCGAGTTCGTCGCCGCGCGCCGGGCGTCGGGGTTCCGCTGACGCAGTTGCGGCATCACGATGGTCTCGAAGAATCCGGCCTCGCGTTCGGCGAAGTGCTTGTACATCGTGAGGTGCCTCGGCTCCACGCCGTAGCGGAAGAGGTCCTTCACGATCGATAGCACGACATAGTCGTCGCCGTCGAAGTATCTCGCCGCATCCGGTCCGTGTGAGTGCACGAGCCCGAACGACTCGAGCTCCCTGATGCGGTCCTTGTCGACGCCGGTCGCCGCCGACATCTCCTCGATCGACATCTGTAGACCGGTCGGGGGCTCGGCGAGCTCCTCGTCGGGTTCCGCCGTCGCCTCTTGTGCTCCGCCGACACCGTCGGCGTGTCCGTCTCCCGCCTCCACCTCCAGCAGTCGGTCCTTGATGACCTTGAGCGGGAGGTACTCATCCCGCTGCATCTTGAGGATCGACTTCAACCGGTCGACGTCCTTCTCGTAGAACTTCCGATATCCCGACGGCGTGCGGTCGGGATCGATCAGGCCCTCGGACTCGAGGAAGCGGATCTTGCTGATGGTGATGTCGGGAAACTCCGTCTTCACCGAGACGAGGACCTCTCCGATCGACTGATAGTTGCGCGTCGCCATTCCCGCTCACTCCCCCGCGAAGAACACGAGCCTGAACTTGCCGATCTGAACCTCGTCACGGGACGCGAGCTTGGTCGACTCGACCCGCTCCCGGTTGACGTAGGTGCCGTTCAGCGAGCCGAGATCGCGGATGTACCAACCGTCCGGCTCGTTCCGGATCTCGGCGTGCTTGCGGCTCACGGTGATGTCGTCCAGGAACACGCTGCTCTGCGGGTTCCGACCCGCGGTGGCGTGGTCGCCGAGCAGGAACGTCGACCCCGCGTTGGGGCCATTCTTCACCAGAAGGAGCGCTTGGCCGGGCTCGAGCTCATCGTGAGGGAACGGGAACTCGTCGTGAGCCTCACCCTCGACCTCGATCGGAGCGATGCTGATCGTGGTCTCGTCCTGCAGCGGAGCACCACAGTTCGCGCAGTATCGCGCGTCGTCTTTGTTGGGGTGTCCACAGCGGGTGCAGTACACCTTCGAGCGTCCCCCGAGCCCTCTCTGAACCTCAACGTTCGTCTCGAGGTGTCGTTCTTGACCTCGAGCGGAAGTAGACGCTACCCGCCCGTGCTGGAAGGGTCAACCACACTGTGGGTGGGCGGAGGGCTCTACCTGGAGGGCCGGACCCACTCGGCGTCCAGGCGAGATCGATCGCCTACCTGACGGTCAGGTGCGCTGTTGGTCGACCAGCGACCGGTACGCCGCCGCGTCCATGAGCCCTTCGAGCTCGGCCGCATCGGTCATGGCCAGCGCGACGATCCACCCGTCGCCATACGGCTGCTCGTTCACGAGCTCTGGCCGCTCCTCGAGCGCGGCGTTGCGTTCGATGACGGATCCCGAAACGGGTGCGAAGACGTCGGACACGGACTTCGTCGACTCGACCTCGCTGAACGCCTGGCTGGCCGTCACCGACGTGCCGACCTCGGGAACGTCAACGTAGACAACGTCGCCGAGCGCGTCTTGAGCGAAGTCCGTGATGCCGACGCGGACGCGGCCGTTCCCCTCGTCGCGGGCCCATTCGTGTTCGTTGGTGTACCGAAGATCTTCGGGGAACTCCATGTCGCTCCTTCGTCATGCTGTTTGCGCGAGGCGGCGCACGTTCGCGGCCGGAACCTAGCACGAACGACCCGTCTACTCGGAGGCCAACGCATGACGCACGTCGCGCGCGTACAGCACGGTAGCCACGACCATCTCGACGATGCCAGCCACGTACAACACCCATCCGCACACGAGGAAC
This window contains:
- a CDS encoding MerR family transcriptional regulator; amino-acid sequence: MATRNYQSIGEVLVSVKTEFPDITISKIRFLESEGLIDPDRTPSGYRKFYEKDVDRLKSILKMQRDEYLPLKVIKDRLLEVEAGDGHADGVGGAQEATAEPDEELAEPPTGLQMSIEEMSAATGVDKDRIRELESFGLVHSHGPDAARYFDGDDYVVLSIVKDLFRYGVEPRHLTMYKHFAEREAGFFETIVMPQLRQRNPDARRAATNSLNDLARSSRKLKQALLRAKLREHIGS
- a CDS encoding FHA domain-containing protein, which translates into the protein MYCTRCGHPNKDDARYCANCGAPLQDETTISIAPIEVEGEAHDEFPFPHDELEPGQALLLVKNGPNAGSTFLLGDHATAGRNPQSSVFLDDITVSRKHAEIRNEPDGWYIRDLGSLNGTYVNRERVESTKLASRDEVQIGKFRLVFFAGE
- the gcvH gene encoding glycine cleavage system protein GcvH; translated protein: MEFPEDLRYTNEHEWARDEGNGRVRVGITDFAQDALGDVVYVDVPEVGTSVTASQAFSEVESTKSVSDVFAPVSGSVIERNAALEERPELVNEQPYGDGWIVALAMTDAAELEGLMDAAAYRSLVDQQRT